A DNA window from Cutaneotrichosporon cavernicola HIS019 DNA, chromosome: 2 contains the following coding sequences:
- a CDS encoding uncharacterized protein (heat shock factor), whose protein sequence is MNEPPRPFMPLGGGMPQHSAAGFSGSSQQIRGPTGAVSRWEVAPTSAAASLAKSATNATYMSSLGTQVAPMQGLGFDYTAVQAHQPRYPPPLKPHNQDFYTTPRYPDPPPYMTPNPGMTANYPFGGDMVDQWGMPLPATPRSPTKKSKNQKKADGKQATFLTKLYQLLYVQARPEDPHNHRIIRWDETGTLIIIERPDELAEKILPQVYRQTRFASFSRQLNIYGWMRKVSLRHVDNGIADPDASTWSHQTLRRDSSKDEIQGYKRRVPPRPSQAQKNAARLAETMSLSSDSSDFHSPPGYTAHALGDLNEPKSIDFAAGSVATMLPSDGAALHAFNLESVGPSAGPRIGPSEQPQVRRLSMPASTRPSLSFQHRPMHLKQHSMPGVSLHGGIPSFSQAYPMSMPPNTLQIVDTSSRPIANPQQANMLSPSAGMNALWIADDSKDSDLLLRGTNDAPSYKVEDASTWARRGIGTLGDGLRPTEPAPINASFGNPMQWLDSTIPVFQPGLPGSGMPPQALIAAASKTVPPAIPPAIPPVQPADGSGPTAGPTTPATQGALSSVQTVSPGVYQAGFSLHTAWMSPRATPSPPTTTLSRPMPPTATATKLERRQSLTHPYSPSNGPRNIPPGTFRQVGMGRNRDSLTMTINTAAAGAADDDGALPSASLTQPTLFGGEIETKANLE, encoded by the exons ATGAACGAGCCACCACGCCCATTCATGCCTCTCGGCGGCGGTATGCCGCAGCACAGCGCCGCCGGATTCTCAGGTTCGAGTCAGCAGATTAGAGGTCCTACAGGAGCAGTTTCTCGCTGGGAGGTCGCTCCtacctcggcggcggcctcgctCGCCAAATCGGCGACTAACGCGACGTACATGTCCTCGCTCGGCACCCAGGTGGCACCCATGCAGGGGCTAGGGTTCGACTACACCGCCGTTCAGGCTCACCAGCCCCGCTACCCCCCACCGCTCAAACCGCACAACCAAGACTTCTATACCACTCCCAGGTACCCCGACCCGCCGCCATACATGACTCCCAACCCAGGCATGACAGCAAACTACCCGTTTGGGGGGGACATGGTGGACCAGTGGGGCATGCCTCTACCGGCAACTCCGCGCTCCCCCACAAAAAAGAGCAAGAACCAGAAGAAGGCAGACGGCAAGCAGGCCACTTTCCTCACCAAGCTCTACCA GTTGCTGTACGTCCAAGCGAGACC CGAGGACCCGCACAATCATAGA ATTATTCGCTGGGATGAGACGGGCACGCTCATAATCATCGAGAGGCCAGACGAACTGGCAGAGAAGATCTTACCTCAAGTTTACCGCCAGACGAGGTTTGCGAGCTTTTCAAGGCAGCTGAAT ATCTACGGATGGATGCGCAAAGTCAGCCTTCGCCATGTGGACAACGGCATCGCTGACCCCGATGCCAGCACATGGT CACACCAAACGCTCAGAAGGGACTCGAGCAAGGATGAAATCCAGGGGTACAAGCGCCGCGTGCCACCCCGCCCCTCTCAGGCTCAGAAGAACGCTGCCAGGCTCGCTGAAACCATGTCTCTCAGCTCCGACTCGTCCGACTTCCACTCGCCTCCCGGCTATACTGCCCACGCTCTAGGCGATCTAAACGAACCGAAGAGTATCGACTTTGCGGCGGGTTCAGTCGCCACCATGCTTCCTAGTGACGGTGCTGCCCTCCATGCCTTCAACCTCGAATCGGTGGGTCCAAGCGCCGGTCCAAGAATCGGCCCCTCGGAGCAGCCACAGGTTCGGCGTCTGTCGATGCCGGCATCGACGCGTCCTTCACTAAGCTTTCAACACCGACCCATGCATCTAAAGCAGCACTCGATGCCGGGCGTGTCCCTGCACGGCGGCATCCCCTCGTTCTCGCAGGCGTATCCCATGTCCATGCCGCCCAACACACTCCAGATTGTCGACACGTCTAGCCGTCCGATCGCCAACCCCCAGCAAGCCAACATGCTCTCGCCTTCTGCAGGCATGAACGCTCTCTGGATCGCCGACGACTCAAAGGACTCGGACCTGCTCCTACGAGGTACGAATGACGCGCCGTCCtacaaggtcgaggacgcgtcgACCTGGGCCCGCCGCGGCATCGGTacgctcggcgacggcttGCGTCCCACGGAGCCGGCTCCCATCAACGCGTCCTTTGGCAACCCGATGCAGTGGCTTGACAGCACCATTCCAGTCTTCCAGCCCGGCCTCCCCGGTTCCGGAATGCCGCCGCAGGccctcatcgccgccgcgtccaaGACTGTTCCTCCCGCGATTCCGCCTGCCATTCCCCCAGTCCAGCCGGCGGATGGATCAGGCCCCACTGCCGGACCCACAACTCCGGCGACGCAGGGAGCGCTCTCCTCGGTCCAGACAGTGTCTCCAGGCGTGTACCAGGCTGGTTTCTCTCTCCACACAGCCTGGATGTCTCCGCGGGCGACCCCGTCTCCTCCAACCACGACACTCTCGCGACCCATGCCCCcaaccgcgaccgcgacaAAGTTGGAGCGGCGCCAGAGCCTAACTCACCCGTACTCGCCGTCAAACGGTCCGCGCAACATCCCACCCGGCACCTTCCGCCAGGTCGGCATGGGACGTAACCGCGACAGCCTTACCATGACCATTAACACGGctgcggcgggcgcggccgacgacgacggcgcgcttCCGAGCGCCAGCCTCACGCAGCCGACGCTGTTTGGCGGTGAGAtcgagaccaaggccaACCTCGAGTAG
- the RPL26A gene encoding uncharacterized protein (Ribosomal proteins L26 eukaryotic, L24P archaeal) yields MASSTGLASDRRKSRKAHFAASSGLKRKIMSAPLSKELRATHGARSIPIRKDDEVLIVRGKYKGRDGKVVQVYRKKWVIHVDRVHVEKSNAATPSVGIHPSNVVITSLKLDKDRKAILERKGGKKAAEPAAEEKK; encoded by the exons ATGGCTTCCTCTACCG GCCTCGCCTCGGACCGCCGCAAGTCGCGCAAGGCCCACTTCGCGGCCTCGTCGGGCCTCAAGCGCAAGATCATGTCGGCGCCCTTGAGCAAGGAGCTCCGTGCCACCCACGGCGCCCGCTCGATCCCCATccgcaaggacgacgaggtcctcATTGTCCGGGGGAAGTACAAGGGCCGTgacggcaaggtcgtccAG gtctACCGCAAGAAGTGGGTCATCCacgtcgaccgcgtccaCGTTGAGAAGTCGAACGCCGCCACTCCTTCGGTCGGCATCCACCCCTCGAACGTTGTCATCACCTctctcaagctcgacaaggaccgcaaggccatcctcgagcgcaagggtggcaagaaggcggccgagCCCGCCGCTGAGGAGAAGAAGTAG
- a CDS encoding uncharacterized protein (HpcH/HpaI aldolase/citrate lyase family) has protein sequence MTHTAMQARMTLKNALARGEKGRGFWLTFPASSVARSILSTVKGFNWVLIDGEHGMIGDRDYYELCNAVAQYGATPIVRIPNAEEALVKRALDSGAHGIMTPMCHTAEDARKIVSWNKYPPHGSRGYGPMFCGASFGISEGEYAEQADDALMVMVQIESRAGVENVEEIAKVEGLDVLFIGPYDLSKSMNVEFGGEEHSAAIARILKAAHDNGKKAAIFCGDGKTASKRFAQGFDMANVTTDIGSLVGQMGRELADSGGDVAEKKGGAYS, from the exons ATGACCCACACAGCAATGCAGGCGCGCATGACGCTCAAGaacgccctcgcccgcggCGAGAAGGGTCGTGGCTTCTGGTTAAC CTTCCCGGCCTCGTCGGTCGCGCGCTCGATCCTCTCGACCGTCAAGGGCTTCAACTGGGTCCTCATTGACGGCGAGCACGGCATGATCGGCGACCGCGACTATTACGAGTTGTGTAACGCCGTCGCTCAATATGGTGCGACGCCAATCGTGCGTATCcccaacgccgaggaggcgctggtTAAGCGTGCTCTCGACTCGGGTGCGCACGGTATCATGACGCCCATGTGTCATactgccgaggacgcgcgcaagATTGTCTCTTGGAACAAGTATCCTCCCCACGGGAGTCGTGGTTACGGGCCCATGTTCTGTGGCGCGTCCTTTGGCATCAGCGAAGGCGAGTATGCCGAGCAGGCCGACGATGCTCTCATGGTCATGGTGCAGATTGAGAGTCGGGCTGGCGTCGAGAatgtcgaggagattgcAAAAGTAGAGGGACTGGACGTACTCTTCATCG GACCTTACGACCTGTCCAAGTCGATGAATGTCGAGTTTGGCGGGGAGGAGCACAGTGCCGCCATTGCGCGTATCCTCAAGGCCGCACATGATAATGGCAAGAAGGCGGCCATCTTCTGCGGAGACGGCAAGACGGCAAGCAAGCGCTTTGCGCAGGGCTTTGACATGGCCAACGTCACGACTGACATTGGCAGCCTTGTTGGGCAGATGgggcgcgagctcgccgactcgggcggcgacgtggccgagaagaagggtgGAGCGTACTCGTAA
- the MCM5 gene encoding uncharacterized protein (Belongs to the MCM family) has product MSGFEQNRVYTVPLREGQQEHDSPSETENAFYTFLSSFRLGSEFTYRDRLKSALLMHHHTLEVNLEDLARFNPELAQRCQKTPGDMMPLLEAALLRAARAIVNPTARGEDGEEPLHTVPEMQATIKTDQNMIQFRELNAEKFAQLVRLPGIVINASQLSSRATELHLQCKACRSVKAVKVGQNLGSEKTALPRRCDAPAPQDSKKACPLDPYVILHDRCRFIDQQMIKLQEAPDMVPVGELPRHVILQAERYLTARVVPGSRIIATGIYSTFAPQSKNRSNSGAPALRQPYVRVLGIELDTSLASAPGSRVFTPEEEEEFQQMSRSEALYERFAASVAPSIYGNLDIKKAVTCLLMGGSKKILPDGMRLRGDINVLLLGDPGVAKSQLLKFVEKVSPVAVYTSGKGSSAAGLTASVQRDPITREFYLEGGAMVLADGGVVCIDEFDKMRDEDRVAIHEAMEQQTISIAKAGITTILNSRTSVLAAANPVFGRYDDMKSPGENIDFQTTILSRFDMIFIVKDEHNESRDMKIAKHVMDIHMNRQVDTEAQGEIDIDKMKRYISYCKSRCAPRLSQEAAEMLSSHFVSLRKTVQQVERDNDERSSVPLTVRQLEAMVRITESLAKITLSPSADVHHVEEAIRLFKFSTMDAVEAGQVDGMTRTELQEEMERIEREVKRRLPIGWSVAYQTLVREFVTQQGYSQHALERCLFVLEKREVIRFANQKKSVSRVGV; this is encoded by the exons ATG AGCGGCTTCGAACAGAACCGCGTATATACCGTCCCCTTACGGGAAGGGCAGCAGGAACATGACTCGCCGTCAGAGACGGAGAACGCGTTCTACACTTTCCTGTCGTCGTtccgcctcggcagcgaGTTCACGTACCG TGACCGCCTCAAGTCGGCACTGCTTATGCACCACCACACGCTCGAAGTTAATCTTGAAGACCTGGCGCGGTTTAATCCagagctcgcgcagcgaTGCCAGAAGACGCCGGGTGATATGATGCCTCTG ctcgaAGCCGCCCTACTCcgtgccgcgcgcgcgatcgTCAACCCCACAGCCCGTggtgaggacggcgaggagccgCTCCACACCGTACCGGAGATGCAGGCGACGATCAAGACTGACCAGAACATGATTCAGTTCCGCGAGCTCAACGCCGAGAAGTtcgcgcagctcgtgcGCCTCCCCGGTATCGTCATCAACGCGTCTCAGCTCTCGTCACGCGCGACAGAACTGCACCTCCAGTGCAAGGCGTGCCGGTCCGTCAAAGCGGTCAAGGTTGGACAGAACCTTGGCTCGGAGAAGACGGCGCTCCCGCGCCGTTGCGATGCGCCCGCCCCGCAAGACAGCAAGAAGGCTTGCCCGCTCGACCCCTACGTCATTCTCCACGACCGCTGTCGCTTCATCGACCAGCAGATGATCAAGCTCCAGGAGGCACCCGACATGGTTCCCGTGGGTGAGCTGCCGCGCCACGTGATCCTCCAGGCCGAGCGATACCTCACGGCCCGCGTCGTGCCAGGCTCGCGCATTATTGCGACTGGCATTTACTCGACATTTGCGCCCCAGTCTAAGAAC AGGAGCAACAGCGGCGCCCCCGCCCTCCGCCAGCCGTACGTACGCGTACTCGGCATTGAGCTTGACACGTCGCTTGCGTCGGCTCCCGGCTCGCGGGTGTTTACgccggaggaggaggaggagtttCAGCAGATGTCCCGGTCCGAGGCCCTGTACGAGCGCTTCGCAGCGAGCGTGGCGCCTTCCATTTACGGCAACCTTGACATTAAGAAGGCTGTCACCTGTCTATTGATGGGAGGAAGCAAGAAGATTCTCCCCGATGGCATGCGCCTTCGTGGTGACATCAACGTCCTGCTTCTAGGTGATCCCGGTGTGGCAAAGTCGCAGCTGCTCAAGTTTGTCGAGAAGGTGTCGCCCGTGGCCGTGTACACGTCCGGCAAGGGTTCGTCGGCTGCAGGTCTGACTGCCTCCGTGCAGCGCGACCCTATAACT CGCGAGTTCTacctcgagggcggtgCGATGGTGCTTGCGGACGGCGGCGTTGTGTGCATTGACGAGTTCGACAAGATGCGTGACGAAGACCGTGTGGCGATTCACGAGGCGATGGAGCAGCAGACCATCTCGATTGCCAAGGCCGGCATCACGACTATCCTGAACTCACGCACGTCtgtgctcgccgccgccaaccccgTATTCGGTCGATACGATGACATGAAGAGTCCGGGCGAGAACATCGACTTCCAGACGACCATTCTGTCGCGTTTCGACATGATCTTCATCGTCAAGGATGAGCACAACGAGAGCCGCGACATGAAGATTGCCAAGCACGTCATGGACATTCACATGAACCGGCAGGTGGACACGGAGGCGCAGGGCGAGATTGACATTGACAAGATGAAGCGGTACATATCGTACTGCAAGTC TCGTTGTGCACCGCGCCTGTCCCAGGAAGCGGCCGAGATGTTGTCATCACACTTTGTGTCGCTGCGCAAGACTGTGCAGCAGGTTGAGCGTGACAATGACGAGCGATCTTCGGTGCCACTGACGGTACGTCAGCTCGAGGCAATGGTGCGCATCACCGAGTCATTGGCCAAGATTACTCTCTCGCCCAGTGCGGACGTGCACCACGTCGAGGAAGCCATTCGTCTGTTCAAGTTTTCGACGAtggacgcggtcgaggcgggGCAGGTGGATGGCATGACGCGGACCGAGCTGCAGGAAGAGATGGAGCGTATCGAGCGAGAGGTCAAGCGCCGCCTGCCGATCGGTTGGAGTGTGGCGTATCAGACGCTCGTGCGCGAGTTTGTGACACAGCAGGGCTATTCGCAACATGCGCTCGAGCGGTGTCTGTTCGTGCTGGAGAAGCGTGAGGTTATTCGGTTTGCCAACCAAAAGAAGAGTGTGAGCCGAGTGGGTGTCTAG
- a CDS encoding uncharacterized protein (SelR domain), translated as MRRAINALTPALRSPVFRSPPRPRYIAYTAAAIFPFSLFSTTPNMSEQFKVNKSDAEWQAQLSPEQFRVLRRQGTERPGSHEFDKKDAAGVYTCAGCDAPLYTSNQKFASGCGWPAFFDTVPGAVLRREDNSNFMTRIEIVCANCGSHLGHVFKGEGYATPTDERHCVNGISLNFKGE; from the exons ATGCGCCGCGCCATCAACGCACTCACTCCGGCCCTCCGTTCCCCCGTCTTCCGTTCgcctccccgtcctcgctaCATAGCCTACACCGCGGCGGCCAtcttccccttctccctcttctcGACGACTCCCAACATGTCCGAGCAGTTCAAGGTCAACAAGTCTGATGCTGAGTGGCAGGCACAGTTGTCGCCTGAGCAG TTCCGCGTCCTCCGCCGGCAGGGCACCGAGAGGCCCGGCTCGCATGAGTTTgacaagaaggacgccGCTGGCGTGTACA cgtGTGCGGGCTGCGACGCGCCGCTGTACACCTCGAATCAGAAGTT CGCGTCCGGCTGCGGATGGCCCGCGTTCTTCGACACCGTCCCTGGCGCCGTGCTCCGGCGCGAGGACAACTCAAACTTTATGACGCGCATCGAGATTGTGTGTGCCAACTG CGGCAGCCATCTTGG acaCGTCTTCAAGGGCGAGGGATACGCTACTCCAACCGACGAGCGCCACTGCGTTAACGGCATCTCGCTCAACTTTAAAGGCGAGTAG
- a CDS encoding uncharacterized protein (DEAD/DEAH box helicase), which translates to MASNRDATPDRAEVSTPTPVGGSGTAFATSPAASAVSAVSATSAASAPPFISKDDSGYNALAARVAANEAAVALLQTHVAQLANAVKTALPSSALPNGSLSGIGGGRMFSPFDTATPTLSPTSASMGGRSSTGEGNEIAALTQQIAALSTSVTQLQRLQAQNNAGGSGPQLGMGQTSGLPNGHSHHGDPRMFARMSMPPLESPIGGPLSPHGHLSPSRDFGGPRTPVNRSFGSSLLNDSIDNGMWGAPGGGKYGCGGGAGGGREWVPSPGGHLQNQREQGGSGMNNNSAAAPGAGIVVTKWEHLQLKSDLLRSISKYGIGPPNKIQARVLPFMLKGSDIIAQAPPTQERIISYVIPALQLCLTLAPMKGSFRGPSVIIITTTVDQATQCHKLIRNVGGPLGVRAALAAGAAGSSSLPNEVANMQRDAIQILIGTPAKINEIMNVRSGGLSGAECRLLILDEVDQLIARNLYENVLSVARLLPSPRRGGAGPLTPGGFSTTVGSPFDNGAHSPFNPQSKTPFPSAQPSRFGTPGPSGQAPSSSSPVDRQTCIFSNTIPTDVINFSNQLQVRDPVRVLVRREGSTNSQESVSSISPGLNVKHTYVYLTITGSARSEEQSTDAGPGTIGSGRANAGGMSEEAARAKEYKLDTLVKMLDDYPLWQAIIHVGSYSMLEAVVYKLSGRQWETLYLSPDMPQGQKKTILQQWRMSIAGQGPRFLVCFDVNPKPPEIPWAPLVINFDLPRSVEGYALRAAAAVPPSSRQGQAPPVNGVIVSFVQAAGGDVEMLRSTECAYRFKSAEIPSVFHDLFQH; encoded by the exons ATGGCAAGCAACAGGGACGCCACCCccgaccgcgccgaggtctCGACCCCAACACCTGTGGGCGGCTCGGGTACGGCCTTTGCGACGTCtccggcggcgtcggccgtTTCTGCAGTGTCCGCCACCAGTGCCGCGTCAGCCCCACCATTCATCAGTAAGGACGACTCGGGATATAACGCCCTCGCGGCACGTGTCGCTGCCAACGAGGCCGCCGTTGCACTCCTACAGACGCAcgttgcgcagctcgccaacgccgtcAAGACTGCCCTTCCCTCATCTGCCCTGCCCAACGGCTCCCTCTCGGGGATTGGCGGTGGACGTATGTTCTCGCCCTTTGACACAGCTACGCCCACTCTCTCCCCGACGTCTGCTTCCATGGGTGGTCGCTCGTCCACAGGCGAGGGAAACGAGATTGCCGCCCTCACGCAGCAGATCGCAGCTCTGTCCACGAGCGTCACACAACTGCAGCGGCTTCAGGCGCAGAACAACGCGGGTGGGAGTGGACCACAGCTCGGAATGGGGCAGACCTCTGGCCTCCCGAACGGGCATTCGCACCACGGCGACCCCCGCATGTTTGCAAGAATGAGCATGCCTCCACTCGAATCACCCATTGGCGGCCCGCTCTCGCCGCACGGCCATCTCTCTCCCAGCCGTGACTTTGGAGGACCCCGAACGCCTGTAAACCGCTCGTTCGGCTCGAGCCTTCTCAACGATAGCATCGACAATGGCATGTGGGGCGCTCCCGGCGGTGGCAAGTACGGCTGTGGAGGGGGTGCTggtggaggccgagaaTGGGTGCCTAGCCCCGGCGGCCACCTACAGAACCAGCGCGAGCAGGGTGGCAGTGGCATGAACAACAACAGCGCAGCCGCGCCCGGAGCAGGCATCGTCGTCACAAAGTGGGAGCACTTACAGCTCAAGTCCGATCTGCTGCGCTCGATCTCCAAATATGG TATTGGCCCTCCGAACAAGATTCAGGCCCGTGTCCTTCCGTTCATGCTCAAGGGCTCGGATATCATTGCGCAGGCGCCTCCCACCCAGGAGCGCATCATATCCTA TGTGATCCCGGCGCTCCAGCTGTGTCTGACCCTCGCGCCCATGAAAGGCTCATTCCGTGGACCGTccgtcatcatcatcaccacGACTGTTGATCAAGCCACCCAGTGTCACAAAC TCATTCGCAACGTTGGTGGTCCTCTGGGCGTCCGTGCTGCACTGGCTGCTGGTGCGGCCGGATCGAGCTCTCTCCCCAACGAGGTCGCGAACATGCAGCGCGACGCGATCCAAATTTTGATCGGAACGCCGGCTAAGATCAACGAGATTATGAATGTCAGGAGTGGCGGCTTATCAGGAGCCGAGTGCCGACTCCTTATC ctcgacgaggtcgaccagCTAATTGCGCGCAACCTGTACGAGAATGTCCTGAGCGTTGCTCGgctcctcccctcccctcgccgcggcggtgcTGGTCCACTCACCCCGGGCGGCTTCTCGACTACCGTTGGCAGCCCCTTCGACAACGGCGCCCACTCTCCATTTAACCCACAGAGCAAGACGCCTTTCCCGTCGGCTCAGCCGTCACGCTTCGGGACCCCTGGCCCCAGTGGGCAGgcaccatcctcgtcgtcgccagtCGATCGTCAGACGTGCATCTTCTCGAACACGATCCCGACAGACGTCATCAACTTTTCGAACCAGTTACAGGTCCGCGACCCAGTCCGCGTCCTCGTACGCCGCGAGGGCTCAACCAACTCGCAGGAATCGGTGTCGTCGATCAGCCCCGGCCTCAACGTCAAGCACACATACGTCTACCTTACGATCACCGGGTCGGCGCGTTCCGAAGAGCAGTCCACGGACGCTGGACCAGGCACCATTGGTTCTGGTCGCGCGAACGCGGGCGGGATGAGCGAGGAAGCAGCACGCGCCAAGGAATACAagctcgacacgctcgtcAAGATGCTCGACGACTACCCACTGTGGCAGGCGATCATCCACGTCGGCTCTTACTCAATGCTCGAAGCGGTCGTGTACAAGCTCTCTGGGCGGCAGTGGGAGACACTGTACCTCTCGCCCGACATGCCGCAGGGCCAGAAGAAGACAATCCTGCAGCAGTGGCGCATGAGCATTGCTGGACAGGGCCCGCGCTTCCTCGTGTGCTTCGATGTCAACCCCAAGCCGCCTGAGATCCCTTGGGCGCCACTCGTCATCAACTTTGACCTGCCACGATCGGTTGAGGGCTACGCGCTgcgtgccgccgccgccgtgccgccctcgtcccGGCAGGGACAGGCACCGCCTGTCAACGGCGTCATCGTCAGTTTTGTTCAAGCTGCTGGCGGTGACGTTGAGATGCTGCGCTCGACCGAGTGCGCGTACCGCTTCAAGTCGGCCGAGATTCCTTCCGTCTTCCACGACTTGTTTCAACACTAA
- a CDS encoding uncharacterized protein (Set domain-containing protein): MSKLEAAQRMLTWLVQEGGYVHPNAEVRDDASSGLGLYATADIGEERLISCPFSVAITPTLAADAITKVCGVKDEDFVHDGERWSERMLAAAYVGLHQLYTAEEWPEALKHRPYVETLPTPSTPHTWTEAERGLLKGTNLAGAVEKQEREWRAEAETLRTVLKEEGFTWERYATLNAAVSSRAFPSALLRLPDGSATSGEKVEESYPVLLPGLDLLNHKRGQAITWLSSKIPSSKGDIEAISFISPGQEAGEVLNNYGARGNEALLLGYGFVIPSNQDDTLVLQLGGMSDEIVAALEKQGLEAGKRFEVGRDGVLPQELVRTVRVMMADSGCSCCGGGDDHDHDDDDGHDHGHNHGHDDEDDDEDEHAAHEKEVNELELELDVLGMLGNMLDDKLVRLEDVPEAEARPEIAEMASTYRQGQIDIVSAALEQLTERVDRVEMLLADGPECPCGC, from the exons ATGagcaagctcgaggccgcgcagcGCATGCTCACCTGGCTCGTCCAGGAGGGCGGATACGTGCACCCTAACGCCGAGGTTCGGGACG ACGCATCAAGTGGGTTGGGACTGTACGCGACCGCGGATATTGGAGAGGAGCGCCTCATCTCGTGTCCCTTCAGCGTGGCCATTACGCCTACCCTCGCGGCGGATGCTATCACAAAGGTGTGCGGAGTCAAGGATGAGGACTTTGTACATGACGGCGAGCGATGGTCTGAGCGCATGCTGGCCGCCGCCTACGTTGGCCTGCACCAGCTCTATACGGCAGAGGA ATGGcccgaggcgctcaagcacCGTCCCTACGTGGAGACGCTTCCAACACCGTCAACGCCGCATACCTGGACCGAGGCGGAGCGGGGTCTGCTCAAGGGCACGAacctcgccggcgcggtGGAGAAGCAGGAACGTGAATGGCGCGCTGAAGCTGAGACGCTTCGTACCGTCCTCAAGGAAGAAGGCTTTACTTG GGAGCGCTATGCGACTCTGAACGCGGCGgtgtcgtcgcgcgcgttcCCCAGCGCCCTCCTTCGCCTTCCGGATggctcggcgacgtctGGCGAaaaggtcgaggagagctaccccgtcctcctccctgGTCTTGACCTGCTCAACC ATAAGCGCGGACAGGCGATCACGTGGCTCTCGTCCAAGATCCCATCGTCCAAGGGTGACATTGAGGCCATCTCCTTCATCAGTCCCGGTCaggaggccggcgaggtATTGAACAACTACGGAGCGAGGGGGAACGAGgcactcctcctcggttACGGGTTTGTCATCCCCTCAAACCAGGACGATACGCTTGTGCTCCAGCTCGGGGGCATGAGTGATGAGATCGTGGCTGCTTTAGAGAAGCAGGGCCTCGAGGCTGGCAAGCGGTTTGAGGTCGGTCGCGATGGCGTGCTGCCGCAGGAGCTTGTTCGGACCGTGCGGGTTATGATGGCCGATAGCGGGTGCTCTTGctgtggtggtggtgacgaccacgaccacgatgacgatgatggCCACGACCACGGGCATAACCACGGGcatgatgacgaggatgacgacgaggacgagcacgccgcacacgagaaggaggtcaacgagctcgagctcgagctcgacgtcctcggcatgCTTGGCAACATGCTCGATGACAAGCTggtccgcctcgaggacgtgcccgaggccgaggcacGCCCCGAGATCGCCGagatggcctcgacctACCGCCAAG gccAGATCGACATTGTATCCGCtgccctcgagcagctcaccGAGCGTGTCGATCGCGTCGAGATGCTCCTAGCCGACGGTCCCGAGTGCCCGTGCGGCTGTTAA
- the BIM1 gene encoding uncharacterized protein (EB1-like C-terminal motif) has protein sequence MSVYTGESRGELLSWLNDLLAPQVVQKVDECGKGIVYCQVLDSIYGDLPMSRVKFNARMEYEYLENFKILQKAFAKHKIDKPIPVGKLVKCRMQDNLEFLQWMKKFWDANSTGAAYDTTGRGMMASSGSGAPPVRASTARTTTGRPSVGVAAPRAPSAASTAQINQLTAQVVEMQAQCEGLEKERDFYFAKLRSIELIVGDRINLDHIDPEERDTLAKVQEVLYQTEDGFEVPNDEFDGELDDEETF, from the exons ATGTCTGTCTACACTGGAGAGT cacGAGGCGAGCTGCTCTCATGGCtcaacgacctcctcgcccccCAGGTCGTACAGAAGGTCGACGAATGCGGCAAAGGTATCGTCTACTGTCAG GTGCTCGACTCGATCTATG gcgACCTCCCCATGTCTCGTGTCAAGTTCAACGCGCGCATGGAGTACGAGTACCTCGAGAACTTTAAGATTCTGCAGAAGGCGTTCGCCAAGCACAAGATTGACAAGCCGATTCCTgtcggcaagctcgtcaa GTGCCGGATGCAGGACAACCTCGAGTTCCTGCAGTGGATGAAGAAGTTCTGGGACGCCAACTCGACTGGAGCGGCGTACGACACTACAGGACGGGGCATGATGGCGTCGTCGGGATCGGGTGCTCCCCCGgtgcgcgcgagcacgGCGCGCACTACCACAGGCCGCCCGTCGGTCGGTGTTGCGGCGCCCCGCGCGCCAtcggccgcgtcgaccGCGCAGATCAACCAGCTCACCGCGCAGGTTGTCGAGATGCAGGCGCAGTGCGAAggcctcgagaaggagcgtgACTTCTACTTTGCCAAGCTGCGGTCGATCGAGCTCATAGTCGGCGACCGTATCAACCTCGACCACATCGATCCCGAGGAGCGGGATACGCTTGCCAAGGTCCAGGAGGTGCTCTACCAGACCGAGGACGGCTTCGAG gtTCCAAACGACGAGTTCGATGGCGAgttggacgacgaggagacgtTCTAA